Part of the Rhipicephalus sanguineus isolate Rsan-2018 chromosome 5, BIME_Rsan_1.4, whole genome shotgun sequence genome is shown below.
atctatctatctatctatacgtaGCAACCCCGAAACACATACACAGCTAAGtcaagttatttgcagcgcctgtAGACGGCGTCGCTGTTGCACTTGTATGCGAATACGATGCTCTGCCTGGACTGGGCCATGCCTGTGGTCACAACCTGGTCGCTGCTGGCACACTGGCCGCTGCATCGGCCATTCGCCGTTGCATGGAGGTAAGAATGATTAAACAGAATTGAAGTTTAAAAGCCGCTGCTTCCGTAACACTGTCGCTCTCCTAAGGCGCGCAGTTTAAACACACCGCGACTGATGATCAGCCGATGAGTAACCGCCAGTACCATCAAATTCATCAAAATTCTTTCTGAAGATGTCTGATTTTAGCTTCGCTAATCTGGCGCGAGCGAAAGAGAACAAATACTTTTACTTTGCGAAAAGCTTCGGAGAGGGGTTCTTACTCCAAGATGAGGTCAAACCACATCTTGGATTGATCTTTGAGGTCGTAGATGTCCAAGGCTCTCTCCAACATCTTGTTGGCGTCTTATGGTTCGAGACAATTGAAAAAGCAATGCTCTCGTTGCCATGAGTATAAGTTGTTGACGTCATAATGTTCTTCGCAGAAGGAACGGGTGAACGGTCGACTCGTAGTGCTCGGCGTACCGGGCTCCGAGGCTGCTCGACCACGCTGCAAGTCACGGCTTCTGGATGAGGGTGCCTTGACGGGCCTGACCGCACTCTTAGCCCTACACCCTACATCACCCCGCGATCCCAGCCTCTGCCCCGCCATCGAACAAGAGAGCGTCGCTGGACAGTGGCTAGACGTGCGGTTTCATGGTCCGGCTTCGGTGGATGCTGCCGTGCTCCTTTACTGGATCCTAGCCAGCCGCTGCCGCGGAGTCGTCAGCCGAGGGGGAAGCAATCCGTGTGAACCGACGACGCTCGCCGAGTCGCAGTACGTGCTCGTCGCTCCCGACGATGCGACACTGTGCGAGAGGAGGCAAATGGCCGAAGACGCTCTGCTGGGAGTGGCCAAGGCGACCGGCTGTTTCTTCGAGTGCCGCTTCGGCAAGCCTAGGCCACGGCCCGTTTTCAACCGTGTTCTGGAACAGCTCTACTCTGAGCAGGTACTTAAGACAGGTGAGAACTTCCATCGTAAAGGCAAGCTCTAAAGACACGGGGAAATACTTAGACTTGACCTTGTCGACGTCACCATTCTATATCTACACAGTGATCATAAAAATGTTGGTGGTAAGGCGAACGACGCGCGAACCTTTGGGGAGGATATGGAAGATCATGCCGTACGGCTCGTCTTGTCTGTCTTACATTATTGTGGCGTTGTCTTATCATAATGCTCCCGTGGTGCTTTCGTCTAGCTTTCTGAGTTGGTAGTAGGAGAGCAACGGCAGCTGTTAATGGCTGAGGTGTCGTGTTGCTATCTTCGAGGACGCCGGTTCGATTCCAGGCCCTGGAGACCGCACTTCTATGGGACCGTCATGCGAAAACGCTTGCATACTGAGATTGAGGTGCATTTTACGGATCCCTGGCTGGTCAAAATTAGTTCGACGTTCCCCACTACAGCGTGCATCATAATCATACCGAGATTTAAGCGCGTCAGAAACCCAAGGAAGTTGATTTCTCGACTACGAATGTACACTAGAACGACTCTCTCTAGTCACACGAAGCGAGCAGTTGCACTGTGAGACGACGCCTGAGCTGCGAGGTGGTTCTTGTCCATGTCTGATCGCATTGCAGGTTTGCCACTTTATTCTAGTTTTAATTTAATCGCTCCGCAGGTTGTGCTCATGCAACGCGTCGAAACGTAGGCAGAATGGTGGACACACAAAAAACTTACACTACATAGAGAACACACGGCACTATGTCTGATGCGTCTTTTATGTACCCGTTCTGTCTGCGCTACAACAAAGTATAAAATGTCAGCTCAACAAGCCCATACAAGCTATCCTAAGGGCCACTTTCTTCCACAGAGACGGTGCCAGATAGATTTGGCAAACACGCGTGCCGAGACGGCACTATTTGCACAAACCTGACATCCAGATTTCCTCCCGACAGTTCAGCTCAGCGTGACATCGTGTGTAActctcgctttctcttttctctctctctctctctctctgcaggcGTGGCCCCATCCTGGTTTTCGTGCTCCAGCGGCCAATGGTACGGCGCCTGGTCCGACTGGGGCAGGGTGTCACGCGCGTTGCCGTGCCTGCGTGCCACATACATAGTACCCGGAGCTCTGGGTCCGCCGCACTCGCGCGCCTTCGCCGAAGTGGTCGCGTCACCGCCGGCGCTGAACGCAACCTTCGAAGCCGCCGAGGCGCTTGCAGCCACTGCCCTCAAGGTTCTCGAGCAGAGGGACGACTCTTTAGTATCGCAGCACCTGTTGCAACAAGCGCGGATACATGTGCCACCGACACGCGCACactgaataaaaaagaaatagcgcgCATTTATGCAAAAACTTATCGAGATAGACAGAGAACTGTTTATACTATACGCTACAGCCCCCTATAAAAACAGCAAGAGCTTACACGTGTCTTGTGACGCTTATTCTGCATCCTTCAAAGAAATTAAAAATCTCTAAACGTGGGGTGTCGCTATAGAGCCAAGGTTtccacaagtggtcttgtcttctgcaAGGCAACAGCTGCCTACCTCTGCACATGTATGCGTATGCTTCATACCCTCTCCCCTAGCGACGCCCCGTGCTCGAGAGTTTTTCCTCCCTTCAAGCTTTCGTCTTCCCCTGAAGTTCTGTCTTATTTGCATCTCCTTCAAAGAGGTCACTCAAGTTTGCAAAAGTTTACAAGGAGAGCGATTGCAAGCTTGAGACTGGTTTCCACTCTGCTTGCCTCGGTGCCCATCCTACCAACGTTTATGGCGAGCTTAGTGATTAATTATTGTCTGATCAGTATTTCCGTAAAATGCCTCACCGGTGCCTGCAATGTCTTATGGTGATATACTCTCTCATTTGCTTGTGGCCGTCATCGCAGCGTCACTTGCGGACTCCTGCTCCAGGACTTCTTAATAGCGGACGCTGTCATTCACGGACGTCTCGCATGGTAATTGGAGCTCAATTTAACAGGCAGGAGCAGATGGTAAGAGAACGCAATGTGCGGTCGCGGCGGGTGCCACAAGAACATACAAAATACCAGCTgctgaaaaataaagttagttgattCTCAGGTTTTAAATGCGTGAATATTGCTGTGCCAACTCGCGAACCTCTATGTCCATCCTACTCTCCGTCCCTCTGACAGGTAAGATAAATCGCTACGGAGGAATAAATGCCTAaacaaaactaaaaaagaaaCACGACGCAGAACCTCCATTGGAAACTGTATAAGGGATTCGTATGCCTACAGCTTTATTGTAGGAAGCTCTGTTTGCAGCCTACCCTGAAACATTGTAGTCAGGTGGAATAAGCACGGCGTCTTGCATCATCTTATGAGCCAATTAAAGCGCATTCTACGACCACTAAAATGCGTGCTCAGCATTAAACTTTCGCAAGAAGTTTGCAGATGGGTAAAGTTCTTCAAAGCCTTCGTAGAAAGTGTTAAACTTTCTGTGTTTCACGGTGAAACTATATTTGGCTAGGCGAAAGCGAAATTTGTCCGTCTTATGTACGCAAAACCTGCTAGCGTGCACGTGCCGCATAAATTGGGCAAGCTCTATTACTCGCCACTGGGCCGCTAAAAATGAAAAGGAGCAAAAACGTATGTTcctcagaaattgggcaaatcccgctaTTCACCGCTGGTCCACCAAGAATGAAGGAAACACAgaggcggcaaacaccaattaagatttctggataGACGTAACCAATAATCGAGAAGTTAATCAACCGTGACGCCGTTTCACCGAcactggttaaccatctgtacgaaGGGCTTGGGCGGTTATCTTACAGCAGAGTTGTTCTGCTCGAGCTTGGTTTTGTGTCGCAGATTTCTCGGCGAGagcaagcgtagccatgtatagtatatagtagcaaggggtgggaaagagggaGGTGAGAGACGCGTTCAACGcgtagccaagccaggaccagctaggtgcccgccAGCTCTTCTGTGACcctgccttgcgcgacttagtgcgagctgCGCCGATTGCTCTTCGATGCAGCACTTTCATATGGCTCGAGGTTGTATTCATATTCATTAAGTAAAGGGTCCAGAGTTCGAAACCCAGCATTGTTAAACATATTATGTTCGTTtatacactttttttctttatagcgATTTGTCTTCCGTCGCAGAGTGTTCGATGGAGATAACGTTGTCTCGGTGAACCGAAATAGAAACGCTTACGCGTTAAAGAAAAAGCAGTTTCACGCCGTTAAAACCGTTGTACAACGTGGCTGTAAGTGGGCGAgagtatgtgattggctagcgagatgacgtggtgtcgtaaatccgccgctagatttcAAATACGCCTGCTTGCACCTGATCCTTCGAGCGTGGGCGTGTAGTCCAGTGGTTATGACACTTGCCTTTGCACCATCagggcccgggttcgaaaccCGCCTCATCAAGGAactttgtttcgttttatttatttcttcgttCAATCCTCCCTTTTGATCAGGTGACCTGCGTGACATCTACGACAGAGGCGGCACAGGGTGGACAAGTTCGCTGTGAAAGTCACGCAGAGTATCCTGTGGTTGTTGTCTGAGTGACGTGTAAGCGCAGAGTCTTATTGTAGGTTGTCGTCCTTCCCAAGAACATCGCTTTTTGGACGGCATGGCCTTTGTGTCTTTCATCTTCtctctagcgttcgtcagcgtctagaATGGCCCAACGGAAGGCGCAACCCGCGATAACTGATACGCGAGTGAGTTCCATAATAAGTTTTCGCCAATTCGGAAATTTTGTCATATGTAGAATGCTCCGCGTGAGCTTTCCATGTTGTCCTACAGACCGTCCACCATTCCACCATCACGAAGCTTTTGAACAAATCCTtgtggtctagtgggtatggcACTCTACTGCTCacacgaaggtcacgggatcgaatcccagccgggGCGGCCGCGTTCCAATGAAgtcaaaatgccagaggcccgtgtacttacatttaggtgcacgttaaaaaaggatggtccaaatttccggaaccctccgctacgacgtgcctcataatcatatcgaggttttggtaCGTAacgccccaacaattattacttatGTAGAAAATGTTATCCCTCTACATTTTTTTTGTATCGCCAGTACAACGCGTTCATGCGGTTCACATATAAGCATAATCTGTAAGCGTTGGCATTTAGCCGAGTGAGTAACACACTTGCCTTCGGAGCACGAGGCTCTAGGTTCGAAACCCAACATGACCAAGAAAACTATTTTTCGTTCTATACCCTATTTTTTATAGCCATTCGTCTGACATGACAAAACGACTGGCGGGCGGATAAACAGACACAAATTTTCTCGTTGACAGGAcgtagaaatgcttacgcatttgaaGAACACCGCAACACTTAATTCTATTTGTAAGCCTGTCCCCAGCGCCAGTAGGAATAACCgtggacaaataaagtttattcaactcaactcaatagCCACATCGAAACTGTCTTGAAGGTGTACTCGTCTGACGTCACTTTGCAGCGATGCACCCAGTATGCGTATTTTCAGAGCTAAATGTTCCCTCATGCTTTttcttcaccgcaatagatgtcgaaaagcagccggaaaagttgaggcccttatcacccatgataaggctcaacttttctctgacgtcacaccttggaACGATGCAAGCAGTATGCGTATTTTCAGAGCTAAGGGTTCTCTGATATGTTTGCTTCACCGCAACAGATGTCGAAAAGCAGCCAAAAAAgtgttgaggcccttatcacccacgataaggctcaacttttgtctgacgtcacagcttggaACGATGCAAGCAGTATGCGTATTTTCAGAGCTAATGGTTCTCTTATAtgtttgcttcaccgcaatagatgtcGAAAAGCAGCCAAAaatttgaggcccttatcacccttgataaggctcaacttttgtctgacgtcacaccttggaACGATGCAAGCAGTATGCGTATTTTAAGAGCTAAGTGTTCCCTGATGCGTTTGCTTCGCCGCAATAGATGTCGGAAAGCAgccaaaaaagttgaggcccttatcacccttgataaggctcaacttttgtctgacgtcgcACCTTGGAACGATGCAAGCAGTATGCATACTTTCAGAGCTAATGGTTCTCTTATAtgtttgcttcaccgcaatagatgtcgaaaagcagccaaaaaagttgaggcccttatcacccatgataaggctcaacttttgtctgacatCACACCTTGGAACGATGCAAGCAGTATGCATATTTTCAGAGCTAATGGTTCTCTTATAtgtttgcttcaccgcaatagatgtcGGAAAGCAgccaaaaaagttgaggcccttatcacccttgataaggctcaacttttgtctgacgtcacaccttggaACGATGCAAGCAGTATGCGTATTTTAAGAGCTAAGTGTTCCCTGATGcgtttgcttcaccgcaatagatgtcgaaaagcagtcgaaaaagttgaggcccttatcacgcatgataaggctcaacttttgtctgacgtcacaccttggaACGATGCAAGCAGTATGCATATTTTCAGAGCCAATGGTTCTCTTATAtgtttgcttcaccgcaatagatgtcgaaaagcggccgaaaatgttgaggcccttACCagccatgataaggctcaacttttctTTGACGTCGCACCTTGGAACGACGAACACATTATGAGTAATTTTCGAGCTAGACGTTCCCTTAATAAAACGGCCATTATTACCGGTACTAGGTTTTGAACCTAGCCCCACGTTCAGAAAGCAAGTGTCTTAGGTCTACCCAACCAGGATTGCTGAATGGGAATATACCTAAACCGTATAAATGCGATTGAAGGGCGTGGCAAAAAGAGAGACTCTCTATAAAGTAATTGTTGAAACATTACATTAGGGTGGGATAAAAGCCCTTCCTAGGTCAGCGCGTAAAATCCTGGCAGGGCAGGATTTGAACCCGTGACCACGctctccgaaggcgagtgtcttgaCGACTGAGCTAGCCACCATGCTTGCAGGAGTTGAATATAGCTAAACCGTATGAATGACAGCTGCCAGAAATAAAAGTATAAGCCAAAATAGATTTCTTGGCGCGGCAGGATCCGAACCCGTGACCCCACGCTCCGAAAGCGAGTGTCTTGACGACTGAGCTAGACACCTTCTTTGCTTGTAGTTGTTCTCCTACGCAGGAATACCGGTAGGTTCATGACACACTCACCAAATAGTGTTTATCAGACGCAGTCTCGGAAGGAAAgctgcggcggctgtattttcggtggaggcgaaaatgtttgaggctcgcgtgcttagatttgggtgcacgttaaagaaccccaggtggtcgaaatttccggagccctccactacggcgtatctcataatcatattgtggttctgggacgttaaacttgagaatttattattattattattattattattattattattattattattattattattattattattattattattattatctcctccatagctatcttcttgatagattatgttacgttgccgttaatggccaaacgtcctctttgtataaagctactagtggggttcctcaagggtcggtactgggcccactcctctttttaatttatgttaatgatgtttcttctgtcattcggaattcttctttccttttgtatgccgatgacataaagatatttaaggaaattcattcagttatcgattgtcgcttgctgcaatctgatttgtgttctttttctgaatggtgcaggagcaataacctctccctaaatatttcaaaaaccaaggtaatgagtttcactcgaaagaCATCTAGTgggccatttttatattctgtcaattctgtgtcgttgtgtaaggtatgtgagatcaatgatctaggtgttctttttgattgcaccttacacttttctgctcacgctaagcgtgctgctttgcggggtcttcgcaccctaggctgtgtttgcagaatgtctagagaattccgttctcctgtgcccttccgaaaattgtacaccgcgctatgtcttcctcaactagagtatgcatctgtgatctggaatggcattcctaattccagcagcaacgccattgagcgagtccagaaaaaattcctaagcatttacaaccatcgtttcgatagaaatgactctggatctcgttctaacgctgctggattattatcattgccatcactttgctgccgacgaaatcgcgctgatctgttatttctttacgagcttgtgcatggtatcatatcctgccctgtactgctcaactgtcttaatttccgaattccacgtaagctgaccagagagaatagaccttttcatgtaaccgcctgcctctgtgaacattcgaccattggcaggatacaacgtctttacaatgcttactttatggagctcgatgtttttcacagctccgagtcgttgttctgctccgagctttgcactgtacttacatagccttgtacactgttgatattttttttctgcctgcgcatagttgtatatgtgcaattttgtaacgttttttatccctgatattttattatgaatgtttcctttgttttttgtttttttttgtttcttttttgtgcgccagtacaaagaccttacggttgttcctgggcacattaaataaacgtttgattgattgatttgaaaAAGGAACGCTTGCCCTTTTCAAGAATATTTCTCTCCATGAGTAGAACCCGTGTAccgcttgttttctttctttctttctttctttctttctttctttctttctttctttctttctttctttctttctttctttctttctttctttctttctttctttctttctttctctctctctctttctttctttctttctttcttttgaatagACGACTGTAAAAGCGAGATAGAGCACGCTGCTCACGCCTGCATTACCAGCTAAGAAGAAAAAGTGAGAAGCCAAGCAATTTCTTTCGACGAGCCAGCGCATATTGCATCCTCTCATGTATAGCCAACACTTCAAAGTTGCGTCTGAGCCTCTGCGGCGCCTTGCTGCGACAAAGTCCCTCCGTTCAACACTCGCAAGACAGTCACCGCGGCACTCCAATCCAAGCACCAATCCACGTGTAGCAGCTTTCGAGAACGCTTCGGCCCAAGAGGGAGATTTATTGGAAAAGGATTAAAGCTACGCCTTCTGAAGCGGCTGCACATTATTACATGGGACAAcactttgtgcgtgcgtttgctgCAATTCGAGTGTCCGCTTCCGCAGAGCCGAGCACCGTATATGTGCAAAGTAAACAAACCTCGCCAACCGCTGTTTGCTCCATCCAAACGTCTTGTTCAGTTTGCACCGTTCTCCTTATTCCCGCGCAAAGGATGAAATTGACGAAGCTAGCTCATACTACGCGAGGCATTTGAGAGCTTCGGAGATCGGTCTATGTTTGCCGCCGCTTCGTAAACAGAGACCTCGTCTCTATACTCACCGGAATGCTAGTCCTTCCAGCTTAGCCGATGGAAGTAAACTTGGGGCTGTGGAAatcgttcactcggcgctccacttCGAGGGGTATTAGGTCTCAACTGCGCAGCGTGATTTTCGGTGACAGCGATGTTGCGAAGTGCTTGAAAGCATAGTGCGCGACGCTTCATTTCTGCGAAAGCGCTATCGGGTAAGTGCTTGCCTGCACATTGCATATCTGTTATATGCAAGCCAAACTGGCGACACTATGTAGTACTCAACTTCTATGTCGTGGCTCACACGTCAGCGTTCGGATAGAAGATGAGTGCGAGCCATGATAAGTGTGACATTTATGTTGaacaactatactcgcggacaacttttcttgggaTGAAGGAAAGGCttcgggggcggagctactgcacatgtactgctccgcgaagtagtccggtcggcgcgcgtttcgaatttagttttggtttgtgaacctcctgtgcctcctgtgacggccatttgattattcgagcggtcGTCACAGGCTGCAGCCATTTGTTGGTGAAAtacgtcacaagctccctcggcgagtcgtcggaaaagctggagggtgatgagcgctcacctgaagacgaagacgccattttaactctgaggtgcacgtaaaacgtgcaacgttttcacaggtgcaaaaacgcgaaatgacactgcataaagcaaaacaaatataaatagcTCCGTGGTGCGCGCTGACCTTCTTTTCagacagcgccccgtagaaaataaagtaatgttgttttttatttattctcacacagaaaacacggacgcaattgtgggactataatcatcagcggtagcacatgcgtagttcggctctctagccttcccttcatcgCCAAGAAAAGTCGTCCGCGAGTACAGGCAGCGAGTCGGTCGGTATAACCATTTTAGACGAGCGCCGGAATGAATACAGTCGGATTGCGAGCAACCTTTGACCGTTTGAATGTGTAATTCATGGACTTTTTCCGATCCTGAAGACATCAAAACCAACAAAGTTACTGTTGTTATGCTTACTCTGTCTATTCCCATGTGCTGTTGTAACCAAAAAGGGAATCTACTTTAACCGACTGAAAAGAAAGATTAGGCCACCTCGTTCTGACCGAGGCCTCGAAATAGAAAACTTAGGGCCGCAATCGCCATATtattcgaggaaaaaaaaaagccacggctTATCAAACTTTTTAAGGTAGACAAAAGTTTTTTCGGAAACTCGTTTCTTGTCTAGGATTACAGAAAACGTGAATCGACTTCCTGTCACTTAAGCGGAAAACTATATTCCCTAGCTTTCATATTGCCCATTTTGACAGCATAACCCACACAGTTCTTGTTGCCAAACTTTAACTTCAAGAgacagtgagaaagagagaaagaaaagagaggggGATTAACCCAAGGACATCTGCGGTTGTCTATGCTGTCCTTGCTAAAGGAAAGAGGGTAGAGGGAATCAGAGGGAGCAAAAGAGGAGAATGATCTATAAAGGCGCCCCAAAGCCGTAACGACAATGTCAGTGTCCAGCTaaaacataaaaagataaaaacaccACCCTATGTACATTCACAACATCTTATGCAATTCGGCGTCTACAAGGAAACGCAGCAAAGCCTTTATGGCTACTCGCATTGAGGTCCTCATAGGCCAGTGCCCAAGAGCTGAGTCACAGTGCATCACGTCATGTTTAGGGTACATTGAAAAAAAAGGATTGCGTACATTTCATCTCGGGACAATGGGCCAGCAAAGCTCTGCGTCGTGCGGCCATTCGCGCGAGGCAAACCGTTGAGCCTGTTTGGAGGTTCCTATTTCCTCCTTGATTCCCAGCGTACCTAGATGTCAAGACGTTGTTTAGTATGTTCTAATGCTCGCCCAGCCAGGGTCACTGTTTTGTGTTGAGGGAAGCTTGACTCTCGTGGAGAAAATTTAACTTGAACTTTGGTTACAAGAATATGAAGGCActacaaggattttttttttttttgcatagatcTCAGACACAGAgtaaggtgttctttttttttcaatacatttatttatttatttatttatttatttatttaaagattccttacaggcctcgttagaggcattgggtaaggggggcatcacaaaaaataaatgatcacATATAATGAATACATATCATACAGGATGAGATGGTTCAAAGCACACATGTCCTTTTTTAAACACATTGAAATAATGGCTAACAATAATTGTAGAGGCGAAAAGAGAAAATGAGTATTTCAACGGTATAAATAATTAATACAATTTATAGA
Proteins encoded:
- the LOC119393647 gene encoding xaa-Arg dipeptidase; the protein is MAAGSEEREREQRWRALSEQLLREPELAFHEQRAHDLICAELTREGFAVQRNYVFSTGFRAEYKQPPEPDGVAVALVCEYDALPGLGHACGHNLVAAGTLAAASAIRRCMEKERVNGRLVVLGVPGSEAARPRCKSRLLDEGALTGLTALLALHPTSPRDPSLCPAIEQESVAGQWLDVRFHGPASVDAAVLLYWILASRCRGVVSRGGSNPCEPTTLAESQYVLVAPDDATLCERRQMAEDALLGVAKATGCFFECRFGKPRPRPVFNRVLEQLYSEQVLKTGVAPSWFSCSSGQWYGAWSDWGRVSRALPCLRATYIVPGALGPPHSRAFAEVVASPPALNATFEAAEALAATALKVLEQRDDSLVSQHLLQQARIHVPPTRAH